Proteins encoded together in one Camelina sativa cultivar DH55 chromosome 9, Cs, whole genome shotgun sequence window:
- the LOC104715966 gene encoding cyclin-L1-1-like, producing MIYTAIDNFYVTDEQLKASPSRKDGIDETTEISLRIYGCDLIQEGGILLKLPQAVMATGQVLFHRFYCKKSLAKFDVKIVAASCVWLASKLEENPKKARQVIIVFHRMECRRENFPLDHLDMYSKKFSELKVELSRTERHILKEMGFVCHVEHPHKFISNYLATLETPPELRQEAWNLANDSLRTTLCVRFRSEVVACGVVYAAARRFQVPLPENPPWWKAFDADKSSIDEVCRVLAHLYSLPKAQYLSVCKDGKPFTFSSRSVNPQAQSATKDVLPVPAVGEAVDTKRIPGSANNDSKDGMVTTPHEKATDSRKSDTESHSQPIVGDSREEKSKAGERERERESDREKERGS from the exons ATGATTTACACTGCAATTGACAATTTCTACGTAACCGATGAGCAGCTTAAGGCTTCACCTTCCAGGAAAGATGGGATAGATGAAACAACTGAAATCTCTCTTAGAATCTATGGATGTGATCTCATCCAGGAGGGTGGAATATTGCTCAAACT CCCCCAAGCGGTTATGGCTACTGGGCAGGTTCTTTTCCACCGGTTCTACTGCAAGAAATCTTTGGCCAAATTTGACGTTAAG ATAGTTGCTGCGAGCTGTGTCTGGCTCGCATCAAAACTGGAAGAAAACCCTAAGAAAGCAAGACAGGTAATCATTGTATTCCACAGGATGGAGTGCCGCAGGGAGAACTTTCCACTAGATCATCTGGACATGTATTCCAAG AAGTTCTCTGAGTTGAAAGTTGAATTAAGCAGAACTGAGAGGCACATACTTAAAGAGATGGGTTTTGTTTGTCATGTTGAACATCCTCACAAGTTCATATCAAACTACCTTGCCACACTTGAAACACCTCCAGAATTGAGGCAAGAAGCTTGGAATTTGGCAAATGATAG TCTGCGTACAACCCTCTGTGTGAGGTTCAGAAGTGAGGTTGTGGCATGTGGGGTTGTGTATGCTGCTGCCCGTAGGTTTCAAGTACCTCTCCCAGAGAATCCACCCTGGTGGAAAGCATTTGATGCAGATAAATCGAGTATTGACGAAGTGTGTAGAGTTCTTGCTCATCTATACAGCCTTCCAAAGGCTCAGTATCTTTCTGTTTGCAAGGACGGGAAGCCATTTACATTTTCCAGTAGATCTGTGAATCCTCAAGCTCAATCAGCTACAAAG GATGTGTTGCCGGTGCCGGCAGTAGGCGAGGCTGTTGATACAAAGCGTATTCCAGGATCAGCTAATAACGACTCAAAGGATGGAATGGTTACTACGCCTCACGAAAAGGCTACAGATTCCAGAAAGAGCGATACTGAGTCGCACAGTCAGCCAATTGTAGGAGACTCAAGGGAGGAAAAAAGTAAAGctggagaaagagaaagagaaagagagagtgataGAGAGAAGGAACGAG GTTCTTGA
- the LOC104714108 gene encoding probable pectinesterase/pectinesterase inhibitor 12 — protein sequence MALSSLNFTFLFFLLFSSSVSSSSLNPNQTSVASFCKNTPYPNACLDSLKLSISINISPNILSFLLETLKTALSEAGKLTNLLSVPGTSNDLVEGQRGSLQDCKDLHHITSTFLKRSISKIQDGANDSRKLADARAYLSAALTNKDTCLEGLESASGPLKPKLVTSFTTTYKHVSNSLSALPKQRRAKDPKTGGKTKNRRLLGLFPDWVSKTDRRFLQDSSDEYDEYDPSEILVVATDGTGNFSTINEAISFAPNMSNDRVLIYVREGVYEENIEIPSYKTNIVLIGDGSDVTFITGNRSVGDGWTTFRSATLAVSGEGFLARDMMITNTAGPEKHQAVALRVNADFVALYRCVIDGYQDTLYTHSFRQFYRECDIYGTIDYIFGNAAVVFQGCNIVSKLPMPGQFTVVTAQSRDSPDEDTGISMQNCSILATDDLFNSSNKVKSYLGRPWREYSRTVLMESYIDEFIDGSGWSKWNGGDEVDTLYYGEYNNNGPGSETGKRVNWPGFHIMGYEDAFNFTATEFITGDGWLGSTSFPYDNGI from the exons atggctctctcctctctcaacttcacttttttattcttcctcctcttctcttcctccgTTTCTTCGAGTTCTCTAAACCCCAATCAAACCTCTGTAGCAAGTTTTTGCAAGAATACACCATATCCAAATGCATGTTTGGACTCCTTAAAACTCTCCATCTCTATCAACATAAGCCCCAACattctctctttccttcttgAAACCCTCAAAACAGCTCTTTCCGAGGCCGGAAAACTCACCAATCTCCTTTCTGTCCCCGGAACTTCCAACGACCTAGTCGAAGGTCAACGTGGCTCTCTTCAAGATTGCAAAGATCTTCACCATATCACTTCAACCTTCTTGAAACGATCAATCTCCAAGATCCAAGACGGTGCTAACGATTCACGGAAGCTAGCTGACGCTAGAGCATACCTAAGCGCCGCTCTCACCAACAAGGACACTTGCTTGGAAGGTCTTGAATCAGCCTCAGGTCCGCTAAAGCCAAAGCTCGTGACCTCTTTTACGACCACTTACAAACACGTAAGCAACTCCCTCTCTGCTCttccaaaacagagaagagcCAAGGATCCAAAAACTGGTGGCAAGACTAAGAACCGCCGGTTACTTGGGTTATTTCCTGACTGGGTCTCTAAGACAGATCGTCGGTTTTTACAAGATTCTAGTGACGAGTACGATGAGTACGACCCGAGTGAGATCCTCGTGGTTGCTACCGATGGAACAGGGAACTTTTCGACCATTAACGAGGCCATAAGCTTTGCTCCGAATATGAGTAACGACCGAGTGCTGATATATGTAAGGGAAGGCGTGTATGAAGAGAACATTGAGATCCCAAGCTACAAGACTAATATTGTTCTGATTGGAGATGGATCTGATGTTACTTTTATTACCGGCAACCGAAGTGTCGGAGATGGATGGACCACTTTCCGATCTGCTACTCTAG CGGTTTCGGGCGAAGGATTCTTGGCGAGGGATATGATGATAACAAACACAGCAGGACCGGAGAAGCACCAAGCGGTTGCATTACGAGTGAATGCGGATTTTGTGGCCTTATACCGATGTGTCATTGATGGTTACCAGGACACACTTTACACCCACTCATTCCGACAATTTTATCGCGAATGCGATATTTATGGAACCATTGATTATATCTTTGGGAATGCGGCCGTGGTCTTCCAAGGATGCAACATCGTTTCAAAGTTGCCTATGCCAGGACAATTCACTGTAGTTACGGCTCAGTCACGTGATAGTCCCGATGAAGACACCGGGATCTCGATGCAGAACTGTTCCATCCTTGCAACAGACGATTTATTTAACAGCTCAAACAAAGTTAAGAGTTATTTGGGACGTCCATGGAGAGAATATTCAAGAACGGTTCTAATGGAATCTTACATTGATGAGTTTATTGACGGTTCGGGTTGGAGCAAATGGAACGGTGGGGACGAAGTTGATACACTTTATTATGGTGAATATAATAATAACGGTCCGGGTTCTGAAACGGGTAAACGGGTCAACTGGCCGGGTTTTCACATTATGGGTTACGAAGATGCCTTTAACTTCACGGCAACGGAGTTTATCACCGGTGATGGTTGGTTAGGCAGTACTTCGTTCCCTTATGATAATGGAATTTAA
- the LOC104715967 gene encoding probable pectinesterase/pectinesterase inhibitor 13, which translates to MAFQDFDQIQERVNANRKRKIRKRIIVGTVSLIVAVAAIVGGTFAFVAYEKRNEQQQAKNHNKSGSGNNVKDGEKKSQSPPSPTQKAPVSAEQSVKPGQGDKIIETLCSSTIYKQTCEQTLKNRTEKGFALANPTTFLKSAIEAVNEDLDLVLEKVLSLKTENQDDKDAIAQCKLLVEEAKEETAASLKKINITEVNSFAKVVPDLDSWLSAVISYQETCLDGFEEGSLKSEVKNSVNSSQILTSNSLAMIKSFDASLSPVMKLATRHLLDEIPSWVSNEDRRMLRAVDVKALKPNATVAKDGSGNFTTINDALSAMPEKYEGRYIIYIKQGVYDESVIVDKKKANLTMVGDGSQKTIVTGNKSNAKKIRTFLTATFVAQGEGFMAQSMGFRNTAGPEGHQAVAIRVQSDRSIFLNCRFEGYQDTLYAYTHRQYYRSCVIIGTIDFIFGDAAAIFQNCNIFIRKGLPGQKNTVTAQGRVDKFQTTGFVVHNCKIAANEDLKPVKAEYKSYLGRPWKNYSRTIVMESTIEDVIDPVGWLRWQETDFAIDTLYYAEYKNKGPSGDTTSRVKWPGFKVINREEALNYTVGPFLQGDWINASGSPVKLGLYDA; encoded by the exons ATGGCGTTTCAGGATTTCGACCAGATCCAAGAACGCGTAAACGCCAATAGGAAACGTAAAATCAGGAAGAGGATCATTGTTGGAACGGTCTCTTTGATTGTGGCTGTTGCTGCAATTGTTGGAGGAACTTTTGCTTTTGTTGCTTACgagaaaagaaatgaacaacaacaagcaaAGAACCACAACAAAAGCGGTAGCGGCAACAACGTCAAGGATGGCGAAAAGAAGAGCCAGAGCCCACCAAGCCCAACCCAAAAAGCTCCTGTTTCTGCAGAGCAATCTGTGAAACCCGGCCAGGGTGATAAGATCATCGAAACTCTTTGCAGTTCTACGATTTACAAGCAAACCTGCGAGCAAACGCtcaaaaacagaacagagaAGGGTTTTGCTTTAGCCAATCCGACAACTTTCTTGAAGTCTGCCATTGAAGCTGTCAATGAAGATCTTGACCTAGTTTTAGAGAAGGTCCTGAGCCTCAAGACTGAGAACCAGGACGATAAAGATGCGATTGCACAATGTAAGTTACTTGTGGAAGAAGCAAAGGAGGAAACTGCCGCATCACTGAAAAAAATCAACATCACAGAAGTCAACAGCTTCGCAAAG GTAGTTCCTGACTTGGACAGTTGGCTAAGCGCGGTCATTTCTTATCAGGAGACATGCCTTGACGGGTTTGAAGAAGGTAGCCTAAAATCTGAAGTGAAGAATAGCGTCAACTCTTCTCAGATTCTGACCAGTAACTCTCTCGCGATGATCAAGTCCTTTGACGCAAGTCTCTCTCCGGTTATGAAGCTCGCAACACGGCATCTTCTTGATGAAATCCCGTCTTGGGTAAGCAACGAAGATAGAAGAATGTTAAGGGCTGTTGATGTGAAGGCTTTGAAGCCTAACGCCACTGTAGCTAAAGATGGCAGTGGAAATTTCACGACCATTAATGATGCTCTGAGCGCAATGCCTGAGAAATATGAGGGAAG GTACATCATCTATATCAAACAAGGCGTTTATGACGAATCTGTGATTGTTGATAAGAAGAAGGCGAACCTTACTATGGTCGGAGATGGATCACAGAAGACAATTGTGACCGGAAACAAAAGCAACGCCAAAAAAATCCGCACTTTTCTCACTGCGACGTTCG TTGCACAGGGAGAAGGGTTCATGGCACAATCAATGGGGTTCCGAAACACGGCTGGGCCAGAGGGACATCAAGCAGTCGCAATACGTGTCCAATCCGATAGATCAATTTTCCTCAACTGCCGATTTGAAGGCTACCAAGACACATTGTATGCTTACACGCACCGTCAGTACTACAGAAGCTGTGTGATTATCGGAACAATTGACTTCATATTCGGGGATGCGGCCGCCATCTTCCAGAACTGTAACATCTTCATCAGAAAAGGCTTACCAGGACAAAAGAACACAGTGACCGCTCAAGGACGTGTTGACAAATTTCAGACAACTGGTTTCGTGGTCCACAACTGCAAAATCGCTGCAAACGAAGACCTTAAGCCCGTAAAGGCAGAGTACAAGAGTTATCTCGGGCGACCGTGGAAGAACTACTCTCGAACGATCGTAATGGAATCTACAATCGAGGATGTGATTGACCCGGTTGGATGGTTGAGATGGCAAGAGACTGATTTCGCGATAGACACGCTCTACTACGCGGAGTACAAGAACAAAGGACCAAGTGGAGATACAACTTCAAGGGTTAAGTGGCCTGGATTTAAGGTCATAAACAGAGAGGAAGCTTTGAACTATACTGTTGGACCCTTCTTACAAGGAGATTGGATCAATGCCTCAGGTTCTCCCGTTAAGTTGGGTCTTTATGACGCTTAA
- the LOC104715968 gene encoding ATP-dependent RNA helicase DEAH12, chloroplastic-like encodes MTTQSINGNGDNNSTPLSARGSTKRNAISIEDYDRERHLYHRLHSSSQQTPTESEFSNYIDLDQYNDEDEDLKILCFTPSSLEKGQSSSSSSTRRTFDCEICVERKPKIESFRINGCSHSYCNDCVSKYIAAKLQDNILSIKCPVSGCSGQLEPEQCCHILPRDVFDRWGDALCEAVIMPSKRFYCPYKDCSALVFLDESGEKINESECPHCHRMVCVECGTKWHPEITCEEFQKLVENERDRDDILLKKMAEDQNWRRCPSCKFYIELTEGCSSMLCRCGLDFCYDCGTPADDHPHYCENFH; translated from the exons ATGACAACACAGTCCATCAATGGCAACGGAGACAACAACTCTACACCTCTCTCCGCTCGTGGTTCAACCAAACGTAACGCCATCTCCATCGAGGATTACGACCGTGAGCGCCACCTTTATCACCGGCTTCACTCTTCTTCTCAACAAACCCCAACCGAATCAGAGTTCTCAAACTACATAGATCTTGATCAATACAACgacgaagatgaagatctcAAGATCCTCTGTTTCACACCATCCTCTTTAGAAAAGGGACAGTCTTCGTCTTCCTCGTCCACTCGACGCACCTTCGACTGCGAGATATGTGTTGAACGCAAACCAAAGATTGAGTCATTTCGAATCAATGGATGTTCTCACTCTTACTGTAACGACTGTGTCTCGAAATATATAGCTGCTAAGTTACAAGACAACATCCTCTCAATCAAATGCCCTGTTTCTGGTTGCTCCGGACAGCTCGAGCCCGAACAATGCTGTCATATCCTACCAAGAGATGTCTTTGATCGGTGGGGCGACGCTCTCTGCGAAGCGGTGATAATGCCTTCCAAGAGATTCTACTGTCCCTATAAAGATTGTTCTGCTTTGGTCTTCTTAGATGAGAGTGGAGAGAAGATAAATGAATCGGAGTGCCCTCACTGCCATAGAATGGTGTGTGTTGAGTGTGGGACTAAGTGGCATCCGGAGATAACATGTGAGGAGTTTCAGAAGTTAGTCGAGAAcgaaagagatagagatgatATATTGTTGAAGAAGATGGCTGAGGATCAGAATTGGAGAAGATGTCCTTCTTGCAAATTCTACATTGAGTTGACTGAAGGTTGCTCATCCATGCTGTGCAG ATGTGGGTTGGATTTTTGCTACGACTGTGGAACTCCAGCCGATGACCACCCTCATTATTGTGAAAATTTCCATTGA
- the LOC104714109 gene encoding suppressor of mec-8 and unc-52 protein homolog 2-like produces the protein MDMGGKAKGGLHRWDFETEEEWEKYNEQKEAMPKAAFQFGVKMQDGRKTRKQNRDRDQKLNNELHQINKILTRKKMEKEGGDVASLDAVDVQTPKRSKH, from the exons ATGGACATGGGTGGAAAG GCAAAGGGGGGTTTACATCGATGGGACTTTGAGACAGAAGAGGAATGGGAAAAATATAATGAGCAGAAGGAAGCGATGCCAAAAGCAGCGTTCCAATTTGGGGTAAAGATGCAAGATGGTCGTAAGACGAGGAAGCAGAACCGTGACCGTGACCAGAAGCTCAATAACGAACTTCACCAGATTAATAAGATACTTAcgagaaagaagatggagaaagaggGTGGGGATGTTGCTTCTTTGGATGCCGTCGATGTACAGACTCCCAAGAGATCCAAGCATTGA
- the LOC104714110 gene encoding suppressor of mec-8 and unc-52 protein homolog 2-like — protein MTSSKSHYKEKIARRREEKTEEIDNPKYRDRAKERRENQNPDYDLSELGSFHAVAPPGAVDLRAADALKLSIENSKYLGGDVEHTHLVKGLDYALLNKVRSEIVKKPDGEDDDGKTSAPKEDQRVTFRTTAAKSVYQWIVKPQTIIKSNEMFLPGRMTFVYDMEGGYTHDIPTTLYRSKADCPEPEELVTVNVDGSVLDRIAKIMSYLRLGSSGKVLKKKKKEKDSKGKTSTIANYDEDNTQSKIENGSSVNISEREDLPPPPPPPLPPVINHLDLSKKEEEPPVARTDDDDIFVGEGIDYTVPGKDVMQSPISEDMEESPRDKERVPYFTEPAYGPVQPSAGQEWQDMSVYGPVQTQGLAAGYPEEWQDYQYAEQIGYQEQYLQPGMEGYDVQPETDILQDPQLMSQEEKDRGLGSVFKRDDQRLQQLRESDAREKDPTFVSENYSECYPGYQEYNHEVVGSDEEADLSKMDMGGKAKGGLHRWDFETEEEWEKYNEQKEAMPKAAFQFGVKMQDGRKTRKQNRDRDQKLNNELHQINKILTRKKMEKEGGDVASLDAVDVQTPKRSKH, from the exons ATGACTTCCTCAAAATCTCATTACAAGGAGAAGATTGCTCGTCGGAG GgaggagaaaacagaggaaatcgATAACCCAAAGTACAGAGACCGTGCTAAAGAACGAAGAGAGAATCAAAATCCTGATTATGATCTTTCCGAGCTTGGTTCTTTCCATGCCGTTGCTCCTCCCGGAGCTGTCGATCTCCG TGCTGCTGATGCACTAAAGCTATCTATTGAGAACAGCAAGTATCTTGGAG GTGATGTTGAGCATACCCATTTGGTTAAGGGGTTGGATTATGCTCTGTTGAACAAAGTACGAAGCGAAATCGTCAAGAAACctgatggtgaagatgatgatggcaAGACTag TGCGCCTAAAGAAGATCAACGTGTTACTTTTCGTACCACAGCTGCAAAG TCAGTTTACCAGTGGATTGTTAAGCCTCAAACTATCATCAAGTCTAATGAGATGTTCCTTCCTGGTAGAATGACATTTGTCTATGATATG GAGGGTGGCTATACTCATGACATACCAACCACGTTATATAGGAGTAAAGCTGACTGCCCCGAGCCCGAG GAGCTGGTCACAGTCAATGTTGATGGTTCTGTACTAGATCGAATTGCGAAAATCATGTCATACCTTCGCCTTGGATCATCAGGGAAAgttctcaagaagaagaagaaagaaaaagacagtAAAG GAAAGACTTCAACTATTGCTAATTATGATGAAGACAATACTCAATCTAAGATTGAGAATGGATCTTCTGTGAACATAAGTGAAAGGGAAGATTtacctcctcctccgccgccgccatTACCGCCTGTGATCAACCATCTGGATTTgagtaagaaagaagaagaacccccTGTTGCCAGGACAGACGATGATGACATATTTGTTGGTGAAGGCATCGACTACACGGTTCCTGGTAAAGATGTGATGCAGAGTCCTATCTCTGAGGACATGGAAGAATCTCCCAGGGATAAGGAGAGAGTACCTTATTTCACTGAGCCTGCTTATGGTCCGGTGCAGCCATCTGCTGGTCAAGAATGGCAAGACATG AGCGTATATGGTCCAGTGCAAACTCAAGGACTGGCTGCCGGGTATCCTGAAGAGTGGCAGGATTACCAATATGCAGAGCAAATTGGGTATCAAGAGCAGTACCTTCAGCCTGGAATGGAGGGTTACGATGTCCAACCAGAAACAGATATTTTACAAGATCCCCAACTCATGTCTCAGGAAGAGAAAGATAGGGGTTTGGGATCAGTGTTCAAGCGTGATGACCAAAGGCTTCAACAGTTGAGGGAGAGTGACGCACGGGAGAAAGATCCAACTTTTGTATCCGAGAATTATTCAGAGTGTTACCCGGGTTACCAAGAGTACAACCATGAGGTTGTCGGGAGTGATGAAGAAGCTGATTTGTCTAAAATGGACATGGGTGGAAAG GCAAAGGGGGGTTTACATCGATGGGACTTTGAGACAGAAGAGGAATGGGAAAAATATAATGAGCAGAAGGAAGCGATGCCAAAAGCAGCGTTCCAATTTGGGGTAAAGATGCAAGATGGTCGTAAGACGAGGAAGCAGAACCGTGACCGTGACCAGAAGCTCAATAACGAACTTCACCAGATTAATAAGATACTTAcgagaaagaagatggagaaagaggGTGGGGATGTTGCTTCTTTGGATGCCGTCGATGTACAGACTCCCAAGAGATCCAAGCATTGA